One Solirubrobacter pauli DNA segment encodes these proteins:
- a CDS encoding alpha/beta hydrolase family esterase: MSQDIQAASDSLVIDGRKRTYTVVAGPAPRAALLVFHGSRQNGVVHRRFTGGSFDALARTHDAAVVYLDGYAGNWNDARRESRFKARRENVDDVAFTRAVVGQLASSHGVDTGRVFAVGYSNGGQMVMRLAHETPQLLAGAAVIAATMPTPEHFLLDGATPAAVPMLLIHGTKDRIVPYEGGELAWWARALFKVGGSNLSMPQTAAYFAAANGLDVAPTTAVVASDGATTVERLEYRAGGRPPVVLYTVIGGGHTIPGPKAAPFIVGRTSTAVDTATLLTQHFLDGAVGEASAESAVSSRPAS, translated from the coding sequence ATGAGCCAAGACATCCAGGCCGCGAGCGACAGCCTCGTGATCGACGGCCGGAAGCGCACCTACACCGTGGTGGCGGGTCCCGCCCCGCGTGCGGCCCTGCTGGTCTTCCATGGCTCCAGGCAGAACGGCGTCGTGCACCGCCGGTTCACGGGCGGCAGCTTCGACGCGCTGGCGCGCACGCACGACGCGGCCGTCGTCTACCTCGATGGCTACGCCGGCAACTGGAACGACGCCCGCCGTGAGAGCCGCTTCAAGGCCCGTCGCGAGAACGTCGACGACGTGGCCTTCACGCGAGCGGTCGTCGGCCAGCTCGCGTCGAGCCACGGAGTGGACACCGGGCGGGTGTTCGCCGTCGGCTACTCCAACGGCGGCCAGATGGTCATGCGCCTCGCGCACGAGACACCTCAGCTGCTCGCCGGCGCGGCGGTGATCGCGGCGACGATGCCGACCCCGGAGCACTTCCTCCTGGACGGCGCCACCCCGGCCGCCGTCCCGATGCTGCTGATCCACGGGACCAAGGATCGGATCGTCCCCTACGAAGGCGGCGAGCTCGCGTGGTGGGCACGCGCCCTGTTCAAGGTCGGCGGCAGCAACCTCTCGATGCCCCAGACGGCCGCGTACTTCGCCGCGGCCAACGGCCTCGACGTCGCACCGACGACCGCGGTGGTCGCGTCGGACGGAGCCACCACCGTCGAGCGCCTCGAGTACCGCGCCGGCGGCCGCCCACCCGTCGTGCTCTACACCGTGATCGGCGGCGGGCACACCATCCCGGGCCCGAAGGCCGCGCCGTTCATCGTCGGCCGCACGTCCACGGCGGTCGACACCGCCACGCTGCTCACCCAGCACTTCCTCGACGGCGCCGTGGGGGAGGCGAGCGCCGAGAGCGCCGTCTCTAGCCGGCCCGCCTCGTGA